In one Drosophila albomicans strain 15112-1751.03 chromosome X, ASM965048v2, whole genome shotgun sequence genomic region, the following are encoded:
- the LOC117578149 gene encoding mucin-5AC isoform X2 codes for MDTSNTQLSAATTPELKSSSSSSSSSFANCSLLAETTTTAGATTATSAAVAASEAASILQQQHESTTHKRATSQGFNASASATGTQTATTIATNTTAATALNLPPPTSMSMPSDDALLTCPPPFTTATTATSADLQATGITAAPATEAINCTSSASATLCASDFDSDTELSIVAAAATQAATAAAAAAGTLADHPTTPPPHQVAGATGTGTAALTATTSSSSNAIGTASINGHSSNAAAGGATHPSLNTKQQRQQKRRRERAQRLQAERDSSRSSSNNINNNSASVLSAANLIAGATVVSLGMVTTTTTTTSGNNNSNNNNNAGLAPAMLLANNNNNSHNNNHNHNNNVLGPGNNAMLYHLNSAGSMGEDSNNSNGNFTSSSNGSNNLLPPTDSIASLLLNPPHSPECNSGLMASPSDSEGESLDEDLLSTSSSSTLLLPRDKPPPRPPPPVRRKLPRSPVLEEEIIDGFAILEFKTYEDLEFAIKLGQKRKEKRLSALEELTCTYSIEEMKMPKIIDTGQPHPLRTSNNLSNNLKEINHHHHPRAVNIGSAIVVTTTNSSSTTTNININNNNNNNSSTAYTAVPMAPESEAEVSWTGDHQSYRHQQEQQQQQSQQLTGSARNNNKSSNLSISHNTNANQNEISNNQHMGQSKQTESPSVNSVNNCCNASISEASLLENGNDKPMADRDITLPSSMSVGFVVPDKELSSGNAAINSQNSNSNVNHPTTEYLSRKGTKSTDSSTAVKSQLSAMLSSSSSSCPKIKKLNNFESNEGDVVASAAAATVEAAGLTLQLQDFANGSTQVVETTSILLKKEHDVNEAFTDVSEHCNSNNKETNICDTTQGESTSSENLIAFVFPSTPSHVASISPRQATTCKSSEYLLQAQTIPTESATGDSDLSKTSAAALSTSEISQASNSTITCTEALGSHTIIKKNGGSSGNSSSSDSSLQQKSVSATNSAVISTSSMSETGDSLHLPSSSDNLLDVKMVHQPTAASISQVSNASVSSVGCDSHITSASSGQGRLGQSSSANAQEMMLSAKMVTSLGIEAVVPPRPTIPQLLTASNPLTPVSVAQLQGSTFGERTSSSMKSNDKSMILSADGNNTTPVPIDLQKNPSAIMPVSMPTNPVANGFLAGYCAPVSCSAPSAVLSLSGSKGLSVPMTSLPQNTASSSNSIATAAAVVAASAGITKSPFNTGMGPVVGSAVGSSLVFHGGPPPPMPHLGGAGGHPMLIQSTPYRTPYANYSLYAPYNSVAHGHGQYLPSVLPIVAPNTSSASSPHRNSSSREPQPPPPPPPSGAGAGATPLKAPVTSTTTSQHQQPPQQPQQQQLNVSGISVLRPVTPLGGYVISSSGATTTTAATTTASVPLVNSTHPPHPHPHNLSVYAAGGVFGVSSTTGPAITTTATQLSAPVVTSVDVTQQPQLLPSAPPASQMLSQSGYPSAHHLTPQLLTSYSQFAPPAAPPTQQHQSSSVRCSTTSAMSTGNNNYSNSVVTVQNVMTTMSSTSSINTPIAASSSSSVIQKTLSPKSDSPSRDRDVNYSISSVRPNNTVSMAGAPQGITLGPQFCGLMPSTPISGGASVSSTTALSTATTHSVLAVTGPNIANFSPKTGLWLNSPVMHPSVIPPPCASSVPIVSSGNVRPSPSPLSSGAVVGTPTRVIGNAFSPHASTHSSTVGSGNPSAPGNFQSTFFATPLAPPLSSSITPTSIPMAISSSSVTMLPMVSHTSAVIATITTATTTTSSVTTVGTVQSTVPTVSSAVTPTAHPFSAESLFQPSKNDQADLLRRELDSRFLDRSGLTQPPPPPTSSSTYLRQELHHHQHQHTHLHQHPPHPQMLPTAASMSAAANTILPQTPPTSAQIFPPPLFKDIPKIPAVDPQFYRAGIGLPPGYTGYSPAGLLHSGLGGPTPFMPPNHLTSFAPKKTGRWNAMHVRIAWEIYYHQNKQSSEKLVCSASIVGPSHSSCSSSISVNSGSSGAPGNASNMVGSGGSASGSGSASNIVTSVANGNVMAAGGPSPAALGMKSSPALALSTASPHLLHRSGELPAAATYARSPFEASPLAASFIGAPPSHIGTAVSPFGRYVGSFGFGGLTHFGRDISVGGHLDAWRTSSVPRSVAYHPTVTSGPSGWPIKTDPALENARREAEEREREREIREREQRERERQRREREERERKEKEEKLKREQQERERERERERERKERERRDIERREMERERLMQQQRINESNKQASAAAASSATARDRSPHRSIGSIVGEHNTEIRIKEEHPRSTKEEQDVMLMRASAAAAAGVAVGDPRYHPSSLAAAQAANAAIATAHHHANFMVSTGRHGPPHGLPPSSASHLSRNMMPPTLGVGGPLAHFAPPVPPPWGIDAYRDPYGPILRYNPIMEAAFRHEAEAERQKVLSIYAAQSAAHLRGKEPSPIPPPSMGPLGPPPTHLRMQPPPPSVGLMSSSTAPQPPSQQCQQPQLSTMGMGKAGPGGAPGPPTMNMAVQHMISVDPLKKEPDHTIGIVVSSPGTGISHGAVPTSVIGIPSAASPATPSR; via the exons ATGGACACCAGCAACACACAGTTAAGTGCAGCAACAACGCCCGAGTTAaagtcgtcgtcatcatcgtcgtcgtcgtcgtttgcTAACTGCAGCCTGCTAGCGgagacaacaaccacagcaggagcaactacagcaacatcagcagcagtcgcCGCATCAGAAGCCGCATCAAtcttgcaacagcaacatgaaTCGACAACACACAAGCGTGCAACGTCGCAAGGATTTaatgcaagtgcaagtgcaactGGAACGCAGACAGCAACGACGATAGCAACGAATACAACGGCTGCCACGGCCTTGAACCTGCCACCGCCTACATCAATGTCAATGCCAAGTGATGACGCTCTATTGACTTGTCCGCCGCCatttacaacagcaacaactgcaacatcagCAGACTTACAAGCAACTGGAAtaacagcagcaccagcaacagaagcaaTCAATTGCACGTCAAGTGCGTCTGCAACACTTTGTGCTAGCGATTTTGACTCGGACACCGAGCTATCAATTGTTGCAGCAGCCGCCACAcaagcggcaacagcagcagcagccgcagctggCACACTTGCTGATCACCCAACAACGCCGCCACCGCATCAAGTTGCAGGCGCAACGGGAACGGGGACAGCAGCATTGACGGCGAcaacatcgtcgtcgtcgaatGCAATTGGAACAGCATCAATCAATGGCCACAGCAGCAATGCTGCAGCTGGAGGAGCAACGCATCCAAGTCTAAACACCAAACAACAGCGCCAACAGAAGCGACGTCGCGAGCGTGCGCAGCGCCTGCAGGCAGAGCGCGATTCAAGtcgcagtagcagcaacaacatcaacaacaattcagCAAGTGTTTTGAGCGCCGCCAATTTGATTGCAGGCGCAACTGTTGTCAGTCTGGGCATGGTgaccacaacaacgacaacaactagcggcaataacaacagcaacaataataataatgctggCCTTGCGCCCGCCATGCtcttggccaacaacaataacaacagccacaacaacaatcacaaccacaacaataatgTTTTGGGACCCGGCAACAATGCCATGCTATATCATTTGAACAGTGCCGGCAGCATGGGCGAAGACAGCAACAATTCGAATGGTAActtcaccagcagcagcaatggtaGCAACAATCTGTTGCCGCCCACAGACAGCATTGCATCGCTACTCCTGAATCCACCGCATTCGCCCGAATGCAACTCTGGCCTTATGGCCTCGCCCAGCGACAGCGAAGGTGAATCTCTCGATGAGGATCTGCTGTCGACGTCATCGTCGTCcacgctgttgctgccgcgcGATAAGCCTCCGCCAAGACCGCCACCTCCGGTGCGCCGCAAGTTGCCGCGTTCGCCGGTGCTGGAGGAGGAGATTATCGATGGATTTGCCATATTAGAGTTCAAAACGTATGAAGATCTTGAG TTCGCAATCAAATTGGGCCAAAAACGCAAAGAGAAACGTCTGTCGGCTCTGGAAGAGCTGACGTGCACGTATAGCATCGaggaaatgaaaatgccaaagaTCATCGATACAGGACAACCTCACCCGCTTCGCACCAGCAATAACCTGTCCAATAACTTGAAGGAAATtaaccatcatcatcatccacgGGCCGTCAACATTGGCAGTGCAATTGTAGTTACTACTactaacagcagcagcaccacaactaatattaatattaataataataataataacaacagtagTACGGCATATACTGCGGTTCCGATGGCGCCCGAGTCTGAAGCTGAGGTATCCTGGACTGGAGATCATCAATCGTATCGTCatcagcaagagcaacagcagcaacagtcccAGCAGCTAACTGGCAGTGccagaaataataataaaagcagtAATCTAAGCATTAGTCATAATACCAATgctaatcaaaatgaaattagtaaTAACCAGCACATGGGCCAATCCAAGCAAACGGAGTCGCCGTCTGTCAACTCTGTGAACAACTGCTGTAATGCATCGATCTCCGAGGCATCCCTATTGGAGAATGGCAATGACAAACCGATGGCAGATCGGGATATCACATTACCATCGTCGATGTCCGTTGGTTTCGTTGTGCCAGACAAGGAGCTGAGTAGTGGAAATGCCGCAATCAATTCTCAAAATTCCAACAGCAATGTTAATCATCCAACAACAGAATATCTTAGCAGAAAAGGCACGAAATCAACAGATTCTTCGACAGCAGTTAAAAGTCAACTGAGTGCCATGctctcatcgtcatcgtcatcatgcCCAAAAATCAAA AAGCTTAACAACTTTGAAAGCAACGAAGGCGATGTGgttgcatcagcagcagcagcaacagttgagGCCGCCGGACTGACGCTGCAACTTCAAGACTTTGCGAATGGCTCAACGCAAGTCGTTGAGACCACAAGCATTCTACTTAAGAAAGAACACGATGTGAACGAAGCATTTACTGAT GTTTCAGAGCattgcaatagcaacaacaaagaaactAATATC TGTGATACAACTCAAGGCGAAAGTACG AGTTCGGAAAACTTGATTGCTTTCGTTTTTCCTTCAACACCATCCCATGTTGCGAGTATTTCACCCAGGCAAGCCACCACGTGCAAGTCATCCGAATATCTTCTACAAGCGCAAACGATTCCAACTGAATCTGCGACCGGTGACAGCGATCTCTCGAAGACATCTGCAGCCGCTTTATCAACGTCAGAAATAAGTCAGGCGTCGAATTCAACTATAACGTGCACAGAAGCACTTGGGTCCCATACAATTATTAAGAAGAATGGTGGCAGCAGCGGAAACAGCTCGTCTTCGGATAGCAGTTTACAACAGAAAAGCGTCAGCGCAACAAATTCTGCAGTTATATCGACGAGCTCAATGTCAGAGACCGGTGATAGTTTACACTTACCGTCAAGTTCAGATAATCTATTGGATGTCAAAATGGTCCATCAACCTACGGCGGCTTCCATTTCACAA gTGTCCAACGCTAGTGTCTCATCAGTTGGTTGCGATTCGCACATAACATCGGCCTCATCTGGACAGGGTAGACTTGGTCAATCGTCGTCAGCAAATGCTCAAGAAATGATGCTAAGCGCCAAGATGGTAACATCGTTAGGCATCGAAGCTGTTGTGCCGCCACGACCCACAATTCCACAACTGTTGACTGCCAGCAATCCTTTGACACCAGTTTCTGTGGCACAATTGCAGGGCAGTACGTTTGGCGAGCGAACGTCGTCTAGCATGAAATCAAATGATAAATCAATGATATTGAGCGCAGATGGGAATAATACGACGCCAGTTCCCATCGATTTGCAGAAGAATCCATCTGCTATAATGCCAGTGTCGATGCCAACGAATCCAGTCGCCAATGGATTCCTCGCGGGCTATTGTGCGCCGGTCAGTTGCAGTGCACCATCAGCGGTTTTATCACTATCAGGAAGCAAGGGGCTTTCAGTACCAATGACCTCGTTGCCACAAAATACAGCCAGCAGTAGCAATTCGAttgcgacagcagcagctgtagtTGCCGCCTCTGCTGGTATCACTAAGTCGCCATTTAATACGGGAATGGGTCCCGTTGTTGGATCTGCAGTTGGCTCGTCATTGGTTTTTCATGGTGGACCACCACCACCAATGCCCCACTTAGGAGGTGCTGGTGGACATCCAATGCTAATTCAATCGACGCCATATCGTACACCTTATGCGAACTATTCGCTGTATGCACCGTATAATAGTGTAGCACACGGCCATGGACAATATCTGCCGTCGGTGCTACCAATAGTGGCTCCAAACACATCATCAGCATCTTCACCCcaccgcaacagcagcagtcgagaACCGCAAcctccgccgccgccgccgccatcaggagcgggagcgggagcGACACCACTGAAAGCACCAGTAACAAGTACAACGACatcacagcatcagcagccgccacagcagccgcagcagcagcagctgaacgTCAGTGGGATTTCAGTATTGCGACCTGTTACACCACTTGGTGGCTATGTGATTAGCAGTAgtggggcaacaacaacaacagcagcaaccacaactgCATCAGTACCTTTGGTAAACTCGACTCATCCTCCTCATCCCCACCCACACAATTTATCGGTATACGCGGCAGGAGGTGTCTTTGGTGTATCATCAACAACGGGGCcagcaatcacaacaacagcaacacaactGTCAGCACCCGTCGTAACGTCCGTTGACGTTACACAGCAACCGCAATTACTTCCATCTGCACCACCTGCATCGCAAATGCTCTCACAATCCGGTTATCCTTCTGCCCATCATCTGACGCCACAATTGCTGACATCATATTCACAGTTTGCACCACCAGCAGCGCCAccaacacaacaacatcagtCGTCATCGGTGCGCTGTAGTACCACTTCAGCAATGAgcactggcaacaacaactatagcAACTCTGTTGTCACTGTACAAAATGTAATGACAACGATGTCATCAACATCGTCAATAAATACGCCAATAGCAGcgtcatcatcttcatctGTGATCCAAAAAACTCTTTCACCCAAAAGCGACAGTCCTAGCCGAGATCGGGACGTCAATTACAG CATTTCAAGCGTTCGCCCAAACAATACCGTATCGATGGCTGGCGCACCTCAAGGCATCACGTTAGGCCCGCAGTTCTGTGGCCTAATGCCATCGACACCTATTAGTGGTGGCGCCTCCGTATCATCGACGACTGCGTTATCAACTGCCACAACTCATTCGGTTTTAGCAGTTACCGGTCCCAATATAGCCAATTTTTCTCCAAAGACAGGGCTGTGGCTAAA CTCCCCAGTTATGCATCCTTCAGTAATTCCTCCTCCATGTGCATCATCAGTGCCAATTGTGTCGAGTGGCAACGTTCGACCATCACCTTCCCCACTGAGCTCTGGAGCTGTAGTTGGAACACCAACGAGAGTTATTGGAAATGCATTTTCACCACACGCCTCAACTCATTCCAGCACTGTCGGCAGTGGAAATCCCTCAGCACCAGGAAATTTTCAGTCAACCTTCTTCGCAACACCATTGGCACCGCCGCTTTCATCTTCAATTACACCCACATCTATACCTATGGCTATTAGCAGTAGTTCCGTGACGATGTTGCCCATGGTGTCTCACACCTCGGCAGTCATCGCAACGataacaacagcgacaacgacaacatcgtCGGTTACAACTGTGGGCACAGTGCAGTCCACAGTTCCGACCGTGTCGAGTGCAGTCACGCCCACAGCTCATCCCTTTTCGGCCGAATCTCTCTTTCAACCAAGCAAAA ATGATCAAGCAGACTTATTGCGTCGCGAACTCGATAGTCGTTTTTTGGATCGTTCTGGCTTGACCCaaccgccaccaccaccaacatCTTCGTCAACATATTTACGACAAGAGCTGCACCATCATCAACACCAGCATACGCATCTGCATCAACATCCACCACATCCACAGATgctgccaacagcagcatctATGTCGGCCGCTGCTAATACTATTTTGCCTCAAACACCGCCAACGTCAGCGCAAATATTTCCACCACCACTATTTAAAGACATTCCGAAAATTCCCGCTGTCGATCCACAATTTTATCGTGCTGGCATCGGACTACCTCCTGGGTATACCGGTTATAGTCCAGCAGGGCTGCTGCATTCTGGATTGGGTGGACCTACTCCGTTCATGCCGCCAAACCATTTGACCTCATTTGCTCCCAAG AAAACTGGACGTTGGAATGCTATGCATGTCCGCATTGCGTGGGAAATTTACTATCACCAAAACAAGCAAAGTTCGGAGAAATTAGTGTGTTCCGCTTCCATTGTTGGCCCAAGTCATAGTAGCTGCAGTAGCAGCATCAGCGTCAACTCTGGTTCATCTGGTGCACCTGGCAATGCGAGTAATATGGTCGGCAGTGGAGGATCAGCCAGTGGCAGTGGCTCCGCTAGCAACATTGTCACATCTGTTGCGAATGGAAACGTGATGGCAGCAGGCGGACCATCGCCAGCAGCACTTGGCATGAAATCGTCTCCGGCATTGGCTTTAAGTACAGCGTCCCCGCATTTACTGCATCGTTCTGGTGAATTgcctgcagctgcaacatacGCTAGATCGCCATTTGAGGCTTCGCCTCTAGCTGCAAGTTTTATTGGAGCACCACCTAGTCATATTG GTACAGCAGTTTCCCCTTTTGGACGGTACGTTGGATCGTTTGGTTTTGGAGGTCTGACACATTTTGGACGCGATATTTCTGTCGGTGGACATTTAGACGCATGGAG AACAAGTTCTGTGCCACGCTCTGTAGCGTATCATCCTACAGTTACATCTGGACCAAGTGGTTGGCCAATTAAAACGGATCCTGCTTTGGAGAATGCACGTCGCGAGGCCGAAGAACGAGAACGGGAACGCGAGATAAGAGAACGCGAGCAGAGAGAACGTGAGCGTCAGCGACGAGAACGTGAGGAACGCGAACGGAAGGAGAAGGAAGAGAAATTGAAGCGTGAGCAGCAGGAGcgtgaaagagagcgagaacgTGAACGGGAGCGCAAAGAGCGCGAGCGACGTGACATCGAGCGCCGTGAAATGGAACGTGAACGTTtaatgcagcaacaacgaatcaacgaaagcaacaaacaggcatcagctgcagcagcgtcGTCAGCAACAGCACGGGATCGTTCACCTCATCGCAGCATCGGCAGCATTGTTGGTGAGCACAATACGGAGATCCGCATTAAGGAGGAACATCCGCGTAGCACCAAAGAGGAACAGGATGTGATGCTTATGCGTGCatcggctgcggctgctgctggtgttgccGTAGGCGATCCGCGCTATCATCCATCATCGTTGGCAGCGGCACAGGCGGCGAATGCTGCGATAGCAACAGCACATCATCATGCCAATTTCATGGTTTCGACAGGTCGGCATGGGCCACCGCATGGATTACCACCGTCATCAGCGTCTCATTTGTCGCGCAACATGATGCCTCCCACATTGGGTGTTGGTGGACCTCTCGCTCATTTTGCCCCACCTGTACCACCGCCATGGGGCATTGATGCATACCGCGATCCCTATGGTCCAATCTTGCGTTACAACCCCATCATGGAGGCAGCGTTTCGTCATGAAGCCGAAGCAGAACGGCAAAAAGTCTTAAGTATCTATGCAGCACAATCTGCGGCTCACTTGCGGGGTAAAGAACCAAGTCCCATACCTCCGCCATCGATGGGCCCATTGGGTCCACCTCCAACGCATCTGCGTATGCAGCCACCGCCACCAAGTGTTGGTCTAATGTCATCATCAACTGCGCCACAGCCGCCTTCGCAACAATGTCAGCAACCGCAATTGTCGACAATGGGAATGGGGAAGGCGGGACCAGGAGGCGCGCCCGGTCCGCCAACGATGAATATGGCTGTACAGCATATGATATCAGTTGATCCTTTGAAAAAGGAACCTGATCATACCATTGGTATCGTAGTGAGTTCACCTGGGACAGGTATTAGTCATGGTGCTGTACCAACAAGCGTCATAGGCATACCATCGGCTGCTTCTCCAGCAACGCCAAGTCGATGA